In Bacillus cytotoxicus NVH 391-98, the following are encoded in one genomic region:
- a CDS encoding spore germination protein, translating to MFKFSSKKQGSTKKKTPCSIPEFIHTMKESLDFVSYPIVQDETLCLFYYKTVVDARLIEQFILTPLKKQLNKLKNITDVANSIPMEDIVVSPSIDDIREKLLAGYVLIQMQNHSKQYVLIRVENTSIGARTYNDTENEYSVIGPKIGLVENIDINIHLLRKNIVTEQLIFKEITVGSISKTKVAVAYIEGITNKQHIHTAIQRLEGIDFDVPFDATMIEQFISDNSNSPFPVLLPTERLDRSVFALINGQVLILTNGSPYALAGPTTLLDFFISPEDYYLPWLIGSFFRMIRFFGAIFSLFSSAIYTAVLTYHYQMIPADLLGPIIFSRANVPFPPILEALFLEITIELLREAGARLPTKVGQTLGIVGGIVIGQASVEAALTSTILLIAVALSALASFTTPTVKMSSTIRLLRFPLILLAGAFGGLGLIIGFVFILTHLLHLKSLGSPYLLPLYPFRGLSTAKGFLRLPFSQTANRPSFLRPKSQWRYDAKKAKQKYDGEKT from the coding sequence ATGTTCAAATTTTCATCAAAAAAACAAGGATCGACAAAGAAAAAGACGCCTTGTTCTATTCCTGAATTTATTCATACAATGAAAGAATCTCTTGATTTTGTTTCCTACCCTATTGTACAGGACGAAACACTCTGTCTTTTTTATTACAAAACGGTAGTCGATGCACGCCTCATTGAGCAGTTTATTTTAACACCGCTCAAAAAGCAGTTAAATAAGCTGAAAAATATAACGGATGTAGCAAATAGCATTCCCATGGAAGACATTGTCGTCTCTCCTTCTATTGATGATATTCGTGAAAAATTATTAGCTGGATATGTTCTCATTCAAATGCAAAACCATTCAAAACAATATGTCCTTATACGTGTAGAAAATACATCAATAGGAGCTCGTACATATAACGATACAGAAAATGAGTATAGCGTCATTGGACCTAAAATCGGGCTTGTCGAAAATATTGATATCAATATTCACTTACTACGCAAAAATATTGTAACAGAACAATTAATTTTCAAAGAAATTACGGTTGGATCTATATCCAAAACAAAAGTTGCCGTAGCTTATATAGAAGGCATTACGAATAAACAACATATTCATACTGCTATTCAACGCTTAGAGGGCATTGATTTTGATGTTCCTTTTGACGCAACAATGATTGAGCAATTTATTAGTGATAATAGTAATTCGCCATTTCCCGTTCTACTACCGACAGAGCGACTTGACCGATCTGTATTTGCTTTAATCAATGGACAAGTGCTCATTTTAACAAATGGATCACCTTATGCATTAGCTGGTCCAACAACTTTATTAGATTTCTTTATTTCACCGGAAGATTATTATTTGCCGTGGCTTATTGGCTCTTTTTTTCGGATGATACGTTTTTTTGGTGCGATCTTCTCGTTATTTTCTTCTGCGATTTATACAGCAGTATTAACGTATCATTATCAAATGATTCCGGCAGATTTATTAGGTCCGATTATTTTTTCTCGAGCAAATGTACCTTTCCCACCAATTTTAGAAGCACTTTTTTTAGAAATTACAATTGAGTTATTACGTGAAGCAGGTGCGCGTTTACCAACAAAAGTCGGGCAAACCCTTGGAATTGTTGGTGGAATCGTAATTGGACAAGCTTCTGTTGAAGCAGCTTTAACAAGCACCATTTTATTAATTGCGGTCGCTTTATCCGCTCTTGCATCTTTCACAACGCCAACTGTCAAAATGTCATCTACAATTCGCTTACTCCGATTCCCACTTATCCTTTTAGCTGGTGCATTTGGAGGTCTCGGTCTCATTATCGGATTTGTATTCATTTTAACTCATTTACTTCATTTAAAATCACTTGGATCGCCTTATTTATTGCCGTTATATCCATTCCGTGGTTTAAGTACAGCGAAAGGATTTCTTCGTCTTCCATTTAGTCAAACGGCAAATCGCCCTTCTTTCTTACGCCCAAAGTCACAATGGCGTTATGACGCTAAAAAAGCAAAACAAAAATACGATGGAGAGAAAACATGA
- a CDS encoding Ger(x)C family spore germination protein — MRRILSFLVIILLCSQFGCAQMHTVDTQRMIHAAGFDISKKQEFQGTILYPEYTHGVNTKPKTQTTTAISLETITSRLNAKSPHNIVVGQMRVVLFGKSFGTYGIGEIVNNLQRNPNIGRDVQLALVDGSSKKLLQHVKTHGSLYLADLLEQNVRNETIPRTALNLFLYDYYSKVRDPFLPYISIDKDQAVSVKGLAFLKKDKVVMYTDNQGSFLVKLLMNPTKNGHYEVPIQKGKHKGLVVIQNLSGKSIYQVNNMDHTAKARIRLKLNGLITSSPNWMNLTNKKNISFIRKQVENTLKKQAEQLIQEFQQKNIDPLGICDEMRSRTREWNIKEIRKMYPSTDIHVDVNVNIVQSGIGE, encoded by the coding sequence ATGAGAAGAATATTATCTTTTTTAGTCATTATTTTGCTATGCTCTCAATTCGGATGCGCACAAATGCATACAGTAGATACACAAAGAATGATTCATGCAGCTGGATTTGATATATCAAAAAAACAGGAGTTTCAAGGAACTATTTTATATCCCGAATATACCCATGGTGTAAATACGAAACCGAAAACGCAAACAACGACAGCAATTTCACTCGAAACGATTACGTCTCGTTTGAACGCAAAGTCTCCGCATAATATTGTAGTTGGACAAATGCGTGTCGTCTTATTTGGAAAGTCTTTTGGCACATATGGAATAGGTGAAATAGTGAATAATTTACAGCGCAATCCGAACATTGGTCGCGATGTACAACTCGCTCTTGTTGATGGTTCATCTAAAAAGCTTTTACAGCATGTAAAAACACACGGTTCCTTATATCTTGCTGATTTACTGGAACAAAATGTACGAAATGAAACGATTCCTCGTACAGCTTTAAATTTGTTTTTATATGACTATTACTCAAAAGTACGTGACCCTTTTTTGCCGTATATTTCAATCGATAAAGACCAGGCAGTTTCAGTGAAAGGACTTGCCTTTTTAAAAAAAGATAAAGTCGTCATGTATACGGATAACCAAGGATCCTTTTTAGTCAAACTTCTTATGAATCCAACAAAAAATGGCCACTATGAAGTACCTATTCAAAAAGGGAAACATAAAGGGCTCGTTGTGATTCAAAATTTATCTGGCAAAAGCATCTACCAAGTTAACAATATGGATCATACAGCGAAAGCACGCATTCGTTTAAAGCTAAACGGATTAATCACAAGCTCCCCTAATTGGATGAACTTAACAAATAAAAAAAATATTTCTTTCATTCGAAAACAAGTAGAAAATACGCTAAAAAAACAAGCAGAACAACTCATTCAAGAATTCCAGCAAAAAAACATAGATCCATTAGGTATATGTGATGAAATGAGAAGCCGAACAAGGGAATGGAACATAAAAGAAATTAGAAAGATGTATCCTTCAACAGATATTCATGTTGATGTAAATGTGAATATTGTACAATCTGGCATCGGAGAATAG
- a CDS encoding SpoVR family protein produces the protein MRASDDKALQYAIAEITEIATGFGLDFYPMRYEVCPAEIIYTFGAYGMPTRFSHWSFGKQFFKMKLHYDLGLSKIYELVINSDPCYAFLLDTNSLIQNKLIVAHVLAHCDFFKNNIRFSNTKRDMVESMAATADRVKAYEHKYGKEEVEKFLDAVLAIQEHIDPSLMRPKLAWSIEDVEEAEKKRVSEYDDLWRLDEQNEKKEPARIRKKKKIPPRPEKDLLLFIEEYSRELEEWQRDILTMMREEMLYFWPQLETKIMNEGWASFWHQRILREMDLTSDESIEFAKLNAGVVQPSKTNINPYYLGIKVFEDIEERYNNPTEEMKRRGVKPGSGREKIFEVREIEWDVSFLRNYLNKDLVMREDMYLFQRQGKEYKVVDKEWEHVRDQLVNMRTNGGFPYLVVENGDYLKNGELYIKHCYEGIELDLKYLEKVLPYIYQLWGRTVHLESIVESKGVVFSYDGKMVHRKYV, from the coding sequence ATGAGAGCGAGTGATGATAAAGCACTGCAATATGCGATTGCTGAAATTACAGAGATTGCGACTGGGTTTGGACTAGATTTTTATCCGATGCGCTATGAAGTATGCCCAGCGGAAATTATTTATACATTTGGTGCGTATGGCATGCCAACACGTTTTTCACATTGGAGCTTTGGAAAACAGTTCTTCAAAATGAAGCTGCATTATGATTTGGGACTTAGTAAAATATATGAACTTGTGATTAACTCGGATCCATGTTATGCATTTTTATTAGATACGAATTCTTTAATTCAAAATAAATTAATTGTGGCGCACGTATTGGCGCATTGTGATTTCTTTAAAAATAATATTCGCTTTTCGAATACGAAGCGCGATATGGTGGAAAGCATGGCTGCGACTGCTGATCGTGTTAAAGCGTATGAGCATAAATATGGAAAAGAAGAGGTCGAAAAATTTTTAGATGCTGTACTTGCAATTCAAGAGCATATTGATCCATCGCTCATGCGTCCAAAATTAGCATGGAGCATCGAGGATGTGGAAGAAGCAGAAAAGAAACGAGTTTCAGAATACGATGATTTATGGAGATTAGATGAACAAAATGAAAAGAAAGAACCAGCGCGAATAAGAAAAAAGAAAAAAATTCCACCAAGACCTGAAAAAGATTTGCTTTTATTTATCGAAGAGTATAGCCGAGAACTAGAGGAATGGCAGCGCGATATTTTAACGATGATGAGGGAAGAAATGCTTTATTTTTGGCCACAGCTTGAAACGAAAATCATGAATGAAGGTTGGGCTTCGTTTTGGCATCAACGCATACTCCGTGAAATGGATTTAACATCCGATGAATCGATTGAATTTGCGAAATTAAATGCAGGCGTTGTGCAACCTTCTAAAACGAACATTAATCCGTATTACCTCGGTATTAAAGTGTTTGAAGATATTGAAGAACGCTATAATAACCCGACCGAAGAGATGAAGCGCCGCGGGGTGAAGCCTGGGTCAGGTCGTGAAAAAATCTTTGAAGTACGGGAAATTGAATGGGATGTATCATTTTTAAGAAACTATTTAAATAAGGACTTAGTGATGAGAGAAGATATGTACTTATTCCAACGCCAAGGGAAAGAGTATAAAGTAGTGGATAAAGAGTGGGAACATGTTCGCGATCAGCTTGTAAATATGCGGACAAATGGCGGATTCCCATATCTAGTTGTAGAAAATGGAGATTATTTAAAGAATGGCGAGCTATATATTAAGCATTGTTATGAAGGAATTGAGCTCGATTTAAAATATTTAGAGAAAGTACTGCCATATATTTATCAACTATGGGGAAGAACGGTGCATTTAGAGTCGATTGTAGAGAGTAAAGGCGTTGTCTTTTCATATGATGGGAAGATGGTGCATCGGAAGTATGTGTGA
- a CDS encoding DUF871 domain-containing protein — MRQLGISIYPEHSTVEKDKEYLTLAHQYGFTRVFTCLLSVDGDKETVMKEFKETISHANELGFQVLVDISPAVFKQLGISYDDLSFFHKLGAYGIRLDVGFSGLEESIMTYNPYGLKIEINMSNGTKYVDNIMSHRPNKENLIGCHNFYPHRYSGLSYDHFMKCSKQFKEYGMRTAAFVTSFDATYGPWPVTEGLCTIEQHRELPITTQAKHLFATGVIDDVIIANAYASEAELKALGAINKEKQIFDVEIYDTTTELERKIILEEPHFYRGDVSEYMIRSTQSRVKYKKEEFKPHHTRAIKRGDILIDNEEYGQYKGELQIALKDMVNTGKTNVVGRIVEEEIFLLDYLQAWDKFGFTWKK, encoded by the coding sequence ATGAGACAATTAGGTATTTCTATTTATCCAGAACATTCTACAGTAGAGAAAGATAAGGAATATTTAACATTAGCACATCAGTATGGATTTACACGAGTATTTACATGTTTATTATCCGTTGATGGAGACAAAGAAACAGTTATGAAAGAATTTAAGGAAACGATTTCTCATGCAAATGAATTAGGTTTTCAAGTACTCGTTGATATAAGTCCAGCAGTGTTTAAGCAGCTTGGTATTTCTTATGATGATTTATCGTTTTTCCATAAATTAGGTGCATATGGCATTCGGCTAGATGTTGGTTTTTCAGGATTAGAAGAATCTATTATGACATATAATCCATATGGGCTAAAAATCGAGATTAATATGAGCAATGGTACAAAATATGTTGATAATATTATGAGTCATCGTCCAAACAAAGAAAATTTAATTGGTTGTCATAATTTCTATCCACATCGCTATTCGGGTCTTTCTTATGATCACTTTATGAAATGTTCAAAACAGTTTAAAGAGTATGGAATGAGAACGGCAGCATTTGTTACATCTTTTGATGCAACATATGGTCCGTGGCCAGTAACGGAAGGGTTATGTACAATCGAACAACATCGTGAATTACCAATTACAACACAAGCGAAGCATTTATTTGCAACAGGGGTCATTGATGATGTCATTATTGCAAATGCATACGCATCAGAAGCTGAGCTAAAAGCACTTGGGGCAATCAATAAAGAAAAGCAAATATTTGATGTGGAAATTTATGATACAACAACAGAGTTAGAGAGAAAGATTATATTGGAAGAACCGCATTTCTATCGTGGGGACGTATCAGAATATATGATTCGCTCAACACAAAGCCGCGTGAAATATAAAAAAGAAGAATTTAAACCGCATCATACAAGAGCGATTAAACGAGGCGATATTTTAATCGATAATGAAGAGTACGGTCAGTATAAAGGGGAATTACAAATTGCCTTAAAAGATATGGTGAATACAGGAAAGACAAACGTAGTGGGCCGTATAGTGGAAGAAGAGATTTTCTTACTCGATTATTTACAAGCATGGGATAAATTTGGATTTACATGGAAGAAATGA
- a CDS encoding Na/Pi cotransporter family protein: MEFNIQDMLFQFIGGLGIFLFGIKYMGDGLQQAAGDRLRDILDRFTTNPLMGVLAGMLVTVLIQSSSGTTALTVGLVSAGFMTLRQAIGVIMGANIGTTVTAFIIGIKIGEYALPIMAIGAIFLFFFKNKKVQSLGQVVFGFGMLFFGLELMSTGMKPLRSLESFQELTVSMSNNPILGVIVGTVFTLIVQSSSATIGILQELFGQGAIDLKAALPVLFGDNIGTTITAVLAAIGTSIAARRAAFVHVIFNIVGTIIFTILLIPFTSLIQYFQTSLNLNPEMTIAFAHGTFNVTNTIIQFPFIAVLAWIVTKIIRGDDAAIDCKPQHLNPIFIEQSPAIALTEAQKETIRMAEFALHGLKEARCFLNTKEKKHADMAAQLEGAINNLDRKITDYLVLLSEKPLSPIDSEKHSALSSVVGDIERIGDHVENLIELVDSQISNRITLSTEAMEELNEMLELTVSTLQDAIHALTNFDTELAQTVITKERKIDQMERVLRKRHVMRLNERSCSGDASIIFVDMVSNLERIGDHAVNIADGVLGEQGKFSLRQTL, translated from the coding sequence GTGGAATTTAATATTCAAGATATGCTCTTCCAATTTATTGGGGGGTTAGGTATTTTCTTATTCGGAATTAAATACATGGGAGATGGACTGCAACAAGCAGCTGGAGATCGTCTCCGTGATATTCTCGATCGCTTCACAACAAATCCACTGATGGGTGTACTAGCTGGTATGTTAGTTACTGTGCTTATTCAATCTAGTTCTGGTACAACCGCTTTAACAGTTGGACTTGTAAGTGCTGGCTTTATGACGTTACGACAAGCCATCGGCGTCATTATGGGGGCAAATATTGGAACAACTGTTACAGCATTTATTATTGGAATTAAAATTGGAGAATATGCTCTTCCTATTATGGCAATCGGAGCAATCTTCCTATTCTTCTTTAAAAATAAAAAAGTACAATCTCTTGGACAAGTCGTATTCGGATTTGGGATGTTATTCTTCGGTTTAGAATTAATGAGTACAGGTATGAAACCACTCCGTTCTTTAGAATCATTCCAGGAGCTAACAGTAAGTATGAGTAATAATCCTATTTTAGGTGTGATTGTTGGTACTGTATTTACTTTAATTGTACAAAGTTCAAGTGCAACAATTGGAATCTTGCAAGAGTTATTCGGGCAAGGAGCAATTGATTTAAAAGCTGCACTTCCTGTATTATTTGGTGATAATATCGGAACGACGATTACCGCTGTTTTAGCAGCAATTGGTACTTCTATCGCGGCGAGACGTGCGGCATTCGTACATGTTATCTTTAATATCGTTGGAACCATTATCTTTACAATCTTATTAATACCTTTTACAAGTTTAATTCAATATTTCCAAACATCATTAAACTTAAATCCTGAAATGACAATTGCCTTTGCACACGGAACATTTAACGTGACAAATACAATAATTCAGTTTCCATTCATCGCTGTCTTAGCTTGGATTGTAACAAAAATCATTCGTGGAGATGATGCTGCTATCGACTGTAAGCCGCAGCACTTAAATCCTATTTTCATTGAACAATCTCCTGCTATCGCTTTAACAGAAGCACAAAAAGAAACGATTCGCATGGCAGAGTTTGCATTACACGGACTAAAAGAAGCGCGCTGCTTTTTAAATACGAAAGAAAAGAAGCACGCGGATATGGCAGCTCAACTAGAAGGGGCGATTAATAATTTAGATCGAAAAATTACCGACTATTTAGTATTGCTGTCTGAAAAGCCTCTTTCGCCAATAGATTCTGAAAAACATTCCGCATTATCATCTGTTGTCGGAGATATCGAACGCATTGGAGATCACGTTGAAAATTTAATCGAGCTTGTAGACTCTCAAATTTCCAATCGAATTACACTATCTACTGAAGCCATGGAAGAACTAAATGAAATGCTAGAGTTAACAGTTTCTACATTACAAGATGCGATCCATGCTTTAACAAACTTTGACACCGAACTTGCTCAAACAGTCATTACGAAAGAACGTAAAATTGATCAAATGGAACGCGTATTGCGTAAACGCCATGTGATGCGCCTAAATGAGCGCAGTTGCTCCGGTGATGCGAGCATTATCTTTGTCGATATGGTAAGTAATTTAGAACGTATCGGTGACCATGCTGTCAACATTGCAGATGGTGTGTTAGGGGAACAAGGAAAATTCTCATTAAGACAAACATTATAA
- a CDS encoding nitroreductase family protein, which translates to MTTYTSIANVMKERRSIRTFIDKAVEKELLIELLNDAAWAPNHKHREPWNCKLFIGEGRKKLVDAVLNSFTEEEKAKRGKILSDRFLSTPAQIVVYMDEDPRQIQRDEDYAATCAFMQNFQLLAWERGLGSVWKTGGLIYNPLFIEGIGLTKGQRIIGILHVGYFDKTPEGKARTPIVEKLDIIEE; encoded by the coding sequence ATGACTACATATACTTCCATTGCAAATGTCATGAAAGAAAGGCGATCGATTCGTACATTTATAGATAAAGCAGTTGAGAAAGAGCTATTAATTGAATTATTAAATGATGCGGCATGGGCACCGAACCATAAACATCGTGAGCCATGGAATTGTAAATTATTTATTGGCGAAGGGCGCAAGAAACTAGTAGATGCCGTATTAAATTCTTTTACAGAAGAAGAAAAAGCAAAGCGCGGTAAAATTTTATCCGATCGTTTCTTAAGCACACCTGCTCAAATCGTTGTTTATATGGATGAAGATCCACGTCAAATTCAGCGTGATGAAGATTATGCCGCAACATGTGCATTTATGCAAAACTTTCAATTGCTTGCGTGGGAACGCGGTTTAGGCTCTGTTTGGAAAACAGGTGGATTAATTTATAATCCATTATTTATAGAAGGAATTGGACTAACAAAGGGACAGCGCATCATTGGTATTCTTCATGTCGGTTATTTCGATAAAACGCCAGAAGGAAAAGCGCGCACACCGATTGTGGAGAAACTAGATATTATTGAAGAGTAA
- a CDS encoding ABC transporter permease, translated as MALSSIFAHKMRSVLTMLGIIIGVSAIITIISIGDGTNEKFREQIGKEKKDQFSVNYMTEDYSDMDGKVSASMYDNVLKISGVQDVYPDVSGKEKVYAGKEELNLDIIGAKGDYFEDSSKFHLEHGRFLTASDLDRPEHSIMLNKEAFHKLFSSWKPNLYIDIKGTPYKVVGVYSKESMMGGMKFKEGIISVENWPILFGKNNYDGITVKIDPAQDKQTVQDAVIKSLNDAKKPEYTGEFKIQDPQEALKEIDNFTGILKSVFGGIAAISLLVGGIGVMNIMLVSVTERTREIGIRKAIGATRGKILLQFLIESCILTALGGFIGFLLGIFFAWIVAMFAGWPLVVSVKLGIISVALSMLIGILFGLLPANKEAKLDPIECLRYE; from the coding sequence ATGGCCCTTTCCTCTATCTTCGCTCATAAAATGCGCTCCGTTTTAACAATGCTTGGGATTATCATTGGGGTTAGTGCCATCATTACAATCATCTCAATCGGGGACGGAACAAATGAAAAGTTCCGCGAGCAAATTGGAAAAGAAAAGAAAGACCAATTCTCCGTAAACTATATGACTGAAGATTACTCAGATATGGATGGAAAAGTATCAGCAAGCATGTATGACAATGTATTAAAAATCAGTGGAGTTCAAGATGTATACCCGGATGTAAGTGGAAAAGAAAAAGTATATGCAGGAAAAGAAGAATTAAATCTTGATATCATCGGGGCAAAAGGTGACTATTTTGAAGATTCCTCTAAATTCCATCTCGAACATGGAAGGTTTTTAACCGCTTCTGATTTAGATCGACCAGAACATTCCATTATGTTAAATAAAGAAGCATTTCATAAATTATTTTCTTCATGGAAACCAAACTTATATATAGACATAAAAGGTACACCTTATAAAGTAGTTGGTGTATACTCTAAAGAATCTATGATGGGCGGCATGAAATTCAAAGAAGGTATCATTTCTGTTGAAAATTGGCCTATCCTATTTGGAAAAAATAATTATGATGGCATTACAGTAAAAATAGATCCAGCTCAAGATAAACAAACTGTGCAAGATGCGGTTATAAAATCATTAAATGATGCAAAAAAGCCTGAGTATACAGGAGAATTTAAAATACAAGATCCGCAAGAAGCTTTAAAAGAAATTGATAACTTTACAGGTATATTAAAAAGTGTATTCGGTGGTATTGCAGCCATTTCATTACTTGTTGGCGGCATTGGTGTTATGAATATTATGCTCGTATCTGTAACAGAGCGAACGCGTGAAATTGGAATCCGAAAAGCAATTGGGGCAACGCGTGGAAAAATATTGCTGCAATTCCTTATTGAATCTTGCATTCTAACAGCATTAGGCGGATTCATTGGATTCCTACTCGGTATTTTCTTCGCTTGGATCGTTGCTATGTTTGCTGGATGGCCACTTGTCGTTTCCGTAAAATTAGGAATTATTTCTGTCGCACTTTCTATGCTCATTGGGATTTTATTTGGTTTACTACCAGCTAATAAAGAGGCAAAGCTTGATCCAATCGAGTGTTTACGTTATGAATAA
- a CDS encoding LCP family protein has protein sequence MDQNPSLQENTRSNTKKKGKKKTKIIISALLLFLIIGGGYTWFLVNKASSAVRNAAHDLARGNKSDLRDKAVKPITNNVSVLIMGVDESDVRGKEYGNAIRTDALLLATFNKDSKTVKLLSIPRDTYTYIPVEKKKDKITHAHAYGSAKNGKNGGPQASIDAVEKLLHVPVDYFVKFNFKSFMKIVDDLGGIKVDVPVEFTEQDSNDNPDAIHLKKGVQKLNSEEALALARTRHIDSDAMRGQRQQLVIEAILKKLTSVGSVTKVGNIIDDINGQFVTNLTFDDMLSFYKYGSDSTLEKLQIEGTDCYMAKGDDTCSKSAGGGRIYYYKPDEKNLKSLTNELREHLGLPAYTKKESDKKKQSNPEAEENQDSNHNENEEDTETESHNN, from the coding sequence ATGGATCAAAACCCATCTTTACAAGAGAATACACGTAGTAATACAAAGAAAAAAGGAAAGAAAAAAACAAAAATTATTATAAGCGCCCTTTTATTATTTTTAATAATAGGAGGAGGTTATACTTGGTTTTTAGTCAATAAAGCATCTTCTGCTGTTCGAAATGCCGCTCACGATTTAGCGCGCGGTAATAAATCAGATTTGCGTGATAAAGCTGTAAAACCTATTACAAATAATGTATCTGTATTAATAATGGGTGTTGATGAAAGCGATGTCCGCGGAAAAGAATACGGTAACGCAATCCGTACTGATGCCCTATTACTAGCAACTTTTAATAAAGATAGTAAAACGGTCAAGCTATTGAGCATCCCGCGCGACACATACACATATATTCCCGTAGAAAAGAAAAAAGATAAAATTACACATGCACATGCATACGGTTCAGCGAAAAACGGGAAAAATGGCGGACCACAAGCAAGTATCGATGCCGTAGAAAAATTACTACATGTTCCTGTCGATTACTTTGTCAAATTCAATTTCAAATCCTTTATGAAAATTGTTGATGATTTAGGTGGCATTAAAGTGGATGTTCCTGTTGAATTCACAGAACAAGATAGTAACGATAATCCAGATGCAATTCACTTGAAAAAAGGGGTTCAAAAATTAAATAGTGAGGAAGCACTTGCACTTGCTAGAACGCGTCATATCGATAGCGACGCAATGCGCGGACAACGTCAACAACTTGTGATTGAAGCAATTTTAAAGAAACTAACAAGCGTTGGTTCAGTTACAAAAGTAGGAAATATTATTGATGATATTAACGGACAATTCGTTACAAACTTAACATTTGATGATATGTTATCATTTTATAAATACGGTTCTGATTCTACACTTGAAAAATTGCAAATTGAAGGAACAGACTGCTACATGGCTAAAGGTGATGACACATGCAGCAAATCTGCTGGTGGTGGTAGAATATATTACTATAAACCAGATGAAAAGAATTTAAAAAGCTTAACAAATGAACTTCGTGAACATCTTGGATTACCTGCATATACAAAGAAAGAGTCAGATAAGAAAAAGCAATCTAACCCTGAAGCAGAAGAAAATCAGGATTCAAATCATAATGAAAATGAAGAAGATACAGAAACAGAGTCTCATAACAATTAA
- a CDS encoding MFS transporter produces MGEAALIERESLWTKEFIALIFANLCMFLGFQMLIPTLPVYVKEIGGSSSNIGFVVGIFTVAALFIRPLTGNALQKFDKKIILMTGTAICLLAMGSYLFASTVFLLLAVRILHGAGFGMTTTTYGTIVSDLIPPARRGEGMGYFGLSGTMAMALGPLIGLWIMQNYNFTILFLCALSCTVVSLILTKLLKMKEMAKPLLQKPETFLDGFIEKKALLPSLLILCITLMYGGIGSFITLFAAQVGITDISLFFLFNALAIAVTRPFSGKLYDAKGHIFVIIPGVLLTFAGIILLSYTTAIPNLIIAASCYGSGFGAIQPALQAWMIDRVSPHRRGVATATFFSAFDLGIGAGAILFGFIAHFTDYATVYRYSSVLLIVFLFIYITNVRKERRLGKRHEKAAG; encoded by the coding sequence ATGGGAGAAGCTGCACTTATAGAGCGAGAATCCTTATGGACAAAAGAATTTATCGCGCTAATTTTCGCTAATTTATGTATGTTCTTAGGTTTTCAAATGTTAATTCCAACGCTTCCTGTTTACGTAAAAGAAATTGGTGGCTCAAGTTCTAATATTGGTTTTGTTGTCGGCATATTTACCGTTGCAGCACTTTTTATTCGCCCCTTAACAGGAAATGCATTGCAGAAGTTTGATAAAAAAATTATTTTAATGACTGGGACTGCCATTTGTTTGCTAGCTATGGGCAGTTATTTGTTTGCTTCAACAGTATTTCTTCTACTAGCTGTCCGGATTTTACACGGAGCTGGTTTCGGTATGACAACCACTACATATGGGACGATTGTCTCTGACTTAATTCCACCTGCTCGCCGCGGGGAAGGAATGGGATATTTTGGTCTGTCTGGAACGATGGCAATGGCACTTGGTCCTCTCATCGGATTATGGATTATGCAAAACTATAACTTTACTATTCTTTTTTTATGTGCACTATCTTGTACTGTTGTTTCTCTCATTTTAACAAAACTATTAAAAATGAAAGAAATGGCAAAGCCACTTCTACAAAAACCCGAGACATTTTTAGATGGTTTTATTGAGAAAAAAGCTTTACTTCCTTCATTATTAATTTTATGTATTACCCTTATGTATGGAGGAATTGGTAGCTTTATTACATTATTTGCTGCACAAGTCGGAATTACTGATATTAGTCTTTTCTTCTTATTTAACGCACTTGCAATCGCTGTAACTCGTCCCTTTTCTGGAAAGTTATATGATGCAAAAGGACATATATTTGTAATCATTCCTGGTGTTTTACTAACTTTTGCAGGAATTATTCTTCTATCGTATACAACAGCGATACCAAATTTAATTATTGCTGCTAGTTGTTATGGTAGTGGATTTGGGGCCATTCAACCTGCCTTGCAGGCATGGATGATTGACCGGGTTTCTCCGCACAGACGAGGTGTCGCTACTGCAACATTCTTCTCTGCATTTGACCTTGGCATCGGTGCTGGAGCAATTCTGTTCGGATTTATTGCCCATTTTACAGACTATGCAACTGTATATCGTTACTCATCCGTGTTGCTAATCGTCTTCCTTTTCATTTACATAACAAATGTAAGAAAAGAAAGACGATTAGGGAAAAGACACGAAAAAGCTGCTGGATAA